One window from the genome of Trabulsiella odontotermitis encodes:
- the argF gene encoding ornithine carbamoyltransferase, translating to MTINLKKRNFLKLLDYKPAEIQYLIDLARELKAAKKAGREKKTLVGKNIALIFEKTSTRTRCAFEVGAFDQGAQVTYLGPSGSQIGHKESMKDTARVLGRMYDGIEYRGYGQAIVEELGAFAGVPVWNGLTDEFHPTQILADLMTMLEHAPGKALPELSFAYLGDARNNMGNSLMVGAAKMGMDIRLVAPRAFWPDEALVKQCVAIGEETGARILLTEDIEEGVHGVDFLYTDVWVSMGEPKEAWAERVSLMTPYQINQRVITATGNPNVKFMHCLPAFHNAQTTMGREIEIAYGLAGLEVTEEVFESAHSIVFDEAENRMHTIKAVMVATLGE from the coding sequence ATGACTATCAATTTGAAAAAGCGCAACTTTCTGAAACTGCTGGACTACAAACCTGCCGAAATTCAGTACCTGATCGATCTGGCGAGGGAACTGAAAGCAGCGAAAAAAGCGGGACGCGAAAAGAAAACGCTGGTGGGCAAAAACATCGCGCTGATTTTTGAAAAAACCTCCACCCGCACCCGCTGCGCGTTTGAAGTCGGAGCGTTCGATCAGGGCGCGCAAGTGACCTATCTCGGCCCAAGCGGATCGCAAATCGGCCACAAAGAGTCGATGAAAGACACCGCCCGCGTACTGGGCCGCATGTACGACGGCATTGAATATCGCGGTTACGGCCAGGCGATCGTCGAAGAACTGGGCGCGTTTGCCGGGGTGCCGGTCTGGAACGGGCTGACCGACGAGTTCCACCCGACCCAAATCCTCGCAGACCTGATGACCATGCTGGAGCACGCGCCGGGCAAAGCGCTGCCGGAACTCAGCTTTGCCTATCTGGGCGATGCCCGCAACAACATGGGCAACTCGCTGATGGTCGGGGCCGCAAAAATGGGAATGGACATTCGCCTCGTGGCGCCGCGCGCATTCTGGCCGGACGAAGCGCTGGTGAAACAGTGTGTCGCCATTGGTGAAGAGACCGGCGCACGCATTCTGTTAACGGAAGACATTGAAGAAGGCGTTCATGGCGTGGATTTCCTCTACACCGATGTCTGGGTGTCGATGGGCGAACCGAAGGAGGCCTGGGCCGAACGCGTCAGCCTGATGACCCCCTATCAAATCAACCAGCGCGTCATCACGGCGACGGGAAATCCGAACGTCAAGTTTATGCACTGTCTGCCCGCGTTCCACAACGCGCAGACCACCATGGGTCGCGAAATCGAAATCGCGTATGGCCTGGCCGGACTGGAAGTCACCGAAGAGGTGTTCGAGTCGGCGCACTCCATCGTGTTCGATGAAGCGGAAAACCGCATGCATACCATTAAAGCCGTCATGGTTGCCACGCTTGGCGAGTAA
- the arcA gene encoding arginine deiminase translates to MEKHYVGSEVGQLRSVMLHRPNLSLKRLTPSNCQELLFDDVLSVERAGEEHDVFANTLRQQGVEVLLLTDLLTETLDIPDAKGWLLETQVSDYRLGPTFAADVRGWLADLPHRELARHLSGGVTYGEIPASIKNMIVDTHDINDFIMKPLPNHLFTRDTSCWIYNGVSINPMAKPARQRETNNLRALYRWHPKFANGDFIKYFGDENINYDHATLEGGDVLVIGRGAVLIGMSERTTPQGVEFLASALFRHRQAERVIAVELPKHRSCMHLDTVMTHIDVDTFSVYPEVVRKDVQCWTLTPDGRGGIKRLQERDLLHAIEKALGITQVNIITTGGDAFEAEREQWNDANNVLTIRPGVVIGYERNIWTNEKYDKAGITVLPIPGDELGRGRGGARCMSCPLERDGI, encoded by the coding sequence ATGGAAAAGCATTATGTCGGTTCCGAAGTGGGCCAGTTGCGCAGCGTGATGTTACATCGCCCTAATTTAAGTTTAAAAAGACTGACGCCCTCAAATTGCCAGGAATTGCTGTTCGATGATGTGCTCTCAGTCGAGCGCGCCGGGGAAGAACACGACGTTTTCGCCAATACATTACGCCAGCAAGGCGTGGAAGTTTTGCTGCTTACCGACCTGCTGACTGAAACGCTGGACATCCCGGATGCCAAGGGCTGGCTGCTGGAAACGCAGGTTTCTGACTACCGCCTCGGGCCGACCTTCGCTGCCGATGTGCGCGGTTGGCTGGCTGATCTACCGCATCGCGAACTGGCGCGGCATTTAAGCGGCGGCGTCACCTACGGGGAAATTCCCGCCAGCATTAAAAATATGATCGTGGATACGCATGATATCAATGACTTTATTATGAAGCCATTACCCAATCATTTATTTACCCGCGATACGTCATGCTGGATCTATAACGGGGTGTCAATTAATCCGATGGCCAAACCGGCCCGTCAGCGTGAAACAAATAATCTGCGCGCGCTTTATCGCTGGCATCCGAAATTCGCCAATGGTGATTTTATTAAATATTTTGGCGACGAAAACATTAATTACGATCACGCCACGTTAGAAGGCGGCGATGTGCTGGTGATTGGTCGCGGCGCGGTATTGATCGGCATGTCTGAGCGCACCACACCGCAAGGGGTTGAATTTCTTGCCAGCGCCCTGTTCAGGCACCGCCAGGCAGAACGCGTGATTGCGGTTGAACTGCCGAAACACCGCTCCTGTATGCATCTCGATACCGTGATGACCCACATCGACGTCGATACCTTCTCTGTCTACCCGGAAGTGGTGCGCAAGGATGTCCAGTGCTGGACGCTGACGCCGGACGGCCGCGGCGGCATCAAACGCCTGCAGGAGCGCGATCTGTTGCACGCCATCGAAAAAGCGCTGGGGATCACTCAGGTCAATATCATCACCACCGGCGGCGACGCCTTCGAAGCCGAACGCGAGCAGTGGAACGATGCCAACAACGTGCTGACGATCCGGCCCGGTGTGGTTATTGGTTACGAGCGAAACATCTGGACCAACGAGAAATACGACAAAGCCGGGATCACCGTCCTGCCCATTCCTGGCGACGAGCTGGGACGCGGACGCGGCGGCGCACGCTGCATGAGTTGCCCGCTGGAACGCGACGGAATTTAA
- a CDS encoding carbamate kinase, giving the protein MTKPTLVVALGGNALLKRGEPLEADIQRKNIELAAKIIARLTQNWRVVLVHGNGPQVGLLALQNSAYEKVTPYPLDILGAESQGMIGYMLQQALKNQLPQREISALLTQVEVDANDPAFSNPTKYIGPVYDRGQADALKAEKGWVFKADGPYFRRVVPSPQPQRIVERDAISALIARDHLVICNGGGGVPVVEQVDGYRGIEAVIDKDLSAALLARQLNADALLILTDADAVYLDWGKPTQRPLTQVTPELLNTLSFDAGSMGPKVAACRQFVVQCNGIAGIGALADGPDILAGEKGTLIRNEHAPVLPVC; this is encoded by the coding sequence ATGACGAAACCCACACTGGTCGTCGCCCTGGGCGGCAACGCGCTGCTGAAACGCGGCGAACCGCTCGAAGCTGACATCCAGCGCAAGAACATTGAACTTGCCGCAAAAATTATCGCCCGGCTGACGCAGAACTGGCGCGTCGTGCTGGTACACGGCAACGGCCCGCAGGTTGGCCTGCTGGCGTTGCAGAACAGCGCTTACGAAAAAGTCACGCCTTATCCGCTCGACATTCTCGGGGCGGAAAGTCAGGGAATGATTGGCTACATGCTGCAACAGGCGCTGAAAAATCAGTTGCCGCAGCGCGAAATCAGCGCGCTGCTGACTCAGGTGGAAGTGGATGCGAACGATCCCGCCTTCAGCAACCCCACTAAATACATTGGCCCGGTCTATGACCGTGGGCAGGCCGACGCCCTGAAAGCCGAAAAAGGCTGGGTGTTTAAGGCCGACGGACCGTACTTCCGCCGCGTGGTGCCGTCACCACAACCGCAGCGCATCGTCGAACGCGACGCCATCAGCGCGCTGATCGCCCGAGACCATCTGGTCATCTGCAACGGCGGCGGCGGTGTGCCGGTGGTGGAACAGGTCGATGGCTACCGCGGCATTGAAGCGGTGATCGACAAAGACCTGTCTGCGGCGCTGCTGGCGCGCCAGCTCAACGCCGATGCGCTGTTGATCCTCACCGACGCCGACGCCGTCTATCTCGACTGGGGTAAACCCACCCAACGCCCGCTGACGCAGGTCACCCCGGAACTACTGAACACGCTGTCGTTTGACGCCGGTTCGATGGGGCCGAAGGTCGCCGCCTGTCGCCAGTTTGTTGTGCAGTGCAACGGAATCGCCGGGATCGGCGCGCTGGCCGATGGCCCGGACATCCTGGCGGGCGAAAAAGGCACGCTAATTCGTAATGAACACGCCCCGGTGCTGCCGGTTTGCTGA